One Panicum virgatum strain AP13 chromosome 9K, P.virgatum_v5, whole genome shotgun sequence genomic region harbors:
- the LOC120651224 gene encoding proline-rich receptor-like protein kinase PERK2, protein MERLHLPPSHQPNTRTKRTNRPPLLFAPPHPTPPHLNPTSPPREQPPAISPRIPRTHSAMAMALEPFFLTPPPAPRHLAELRIEPAHSAVAFSAPCAADAGRKRRCLLPASSVRKRMLLELAPFDPAPSAPPPPPPSPTPPPSPMASRAGSSTAAEFSFAPGLRPIQPTTAAGNMFAFAENSPGRSEASGAGNMFAFLAAPERPNTPTGPTSRGGFVFAASPEGPPLTPTSRGSNTSGLSFLASPNQPLTPTGPIASGRQPSLMPTGSAGASVSLLSPKPARTGAADSGGFAVAPSGPAWAPIGSTSSAVAKETTLPTPSFVFSASRSPPLPRSGSRKRRRPNLRIETAPRRMSPRQWEEETTPTPQQLTPPPQKLAKTNSSDNGEASRSGIMSGPCCLFVTSLANAAKQEAKKASSEASRSPAGSRCTSPARRSSLEKPSKPEREVEVSSASCSGAEVVVRVTCKCGINKEFSFDHRP, encoded by the exons ATGGAGCGGCTCCATCTACCCCCATCccaccaaccaaacacacgaaCGAAACGAACAAACCGCCCCCCTCTCCTCTTCGCCccgccccaccccaccccacctcaCCTCAACCCCACGTCCCCACCCCGCGAGCAACCCCCGGCGATCTCCCCAAGAATCCCAAGAACCCACAGCGCCATGGCTATGGCGCTAGAGCCCTTCTTCCTTACACCGCCTCCCGCACCGCGGCACCTCGCCGAGCTCCGCATCGAGCCCGCGCACTCCGCGGTCGCCTTCTccgcgccctgcgccgccgacgcggggcggaagcgccgctgcctcctcccggCCTCCTCCGTGCGCAAGAGGATGCTACTCGAGCTGGCCCCCTTCGACCCCGCGCCGAgcgcgccgcctcccccgcctccctcgcccacgccgcctccctcgccgatGGCGTCGCGCGCGGGGTCTTCAACCGCCGCCGAGTTCTCGTTCGCGCCGGGCCTCCGGCCGATCCAGCCGACGACCGCCGCAGGCAACATGTTCGCGTTCGCCGAGAACTCGCCAGGGAGATCCGAGGCCAGCGGCGCGGGGAACATGTTCGCGTTCTTGGCCGCGCCAGAGCGGCCCAACACGCCCACGGGCCCTACCTCCAGGGGCGGCTTCGTGTTCGCGGCTTCGCCTGAAGGGCCGCCGCTGACGCCGACCTCCAGGGGCTCCAACACCAGCGGCCTCTCCTTCTTGGCCTCGCCGAACCAGCCGTTGACGCCCACGGGCCCCATTGCCAGCGGCCGCCAGCCGTCCTTGATGCCCACCGGGAGCGCCGGCGCTTCCGTGTCCCTGCTCTCTCCGAAGCCGGCGCGCACGGGCGCCGCCGACAGCGGCGGGTTCGCAGTCGCCCCTTCGGGGCCGGCGTGGGCACCCATAGGCTCAACATCTTCCGCGGTGGCCAAGGAGACGACGCTCCCCACGCCGTCGTTCGTCTTCTCGGCCTCGCGGTCGCCGCCTCTGCCGCGTAGCGGGAgcaggaagcggcggcggcccaaccTCCGCATCGAGACGGCCCCGCGCCGCATGAGCCCGAGGCAATGGGAGGAAgagacgacgccgacgccgcagcAGCTCACTCCGCCGCCACAGAAGCTCGCCAAGACGAACTCATCCGACAACGGCGAGGCCTCCCGCTCGGGCATCATGTCCGGGCCGTGCTGTTTGTTCGTCACTTCGCTGGCTAATGCGGCCAAGCAG GAAGCCAAGAAGGCCTCCAGCGAGGCatcccgctcgccggccgggTCACGCtgcacgtcgccggcgaggcgtTCCTCACTGGAGAAGCCGAGCAAGCCG GAGCGAGAGGTGGAAGTGTCCAGCGCGTCCTGCTCCGGGGCTGAGGTGGTGGTGCGCGTGACCTGCAAGTGCGGCATCAACAAGGAGTTCAGCTTCGATCACCGCCCCTGA